Proteins co-encoded in one Candidatus Roizmanbacteria bacterium CG_4_9_14_0_2_um_filter_38_17 genomic window:
- a CDS encoding excinuclease ABC subunit C — protein sequence MYYVYILHCADGKLYTGYSSDLKKRIEKHQKGFVRSTKSKLSIRLIYYEAFIEEKDAKQRELYLKGGNGKKEIEVMLQSYFEKTPWIK from the coding sequence ATGTATTATGTTTACATTCTGCATTGTGCTGATGGAAAGCTTTATACTGGATATTCTTCTGATTTAAAGAAACGTATTGAGAAACATCAAAAAGGTTTTGTCAGATCCACTAAGTCAAAGTTATCCATTAGGTTAATTTATTACGAGGCATTTATTGAAGAAAAAGATGCTAAACAGAGAGAACTGTACTTAAAAGGTGGAAATGGAAAGAAAGAAATAGAGGTTATGCTGCAAAGCTATTTTGAAAAGACACCGTGGATAAAATAA